The Humulus lupulus chromosome 3, drHumLupu1.1, whole genome shotgun sequence genome window below encodes:
- the LOC133823336 gene encoding alpha-dioxygenase PIOX: MSSFMLHFVHRDFHGVVSRMSFIDTLLFLVMHSIDKLGIWHRLPVILGLFYLAIRRHLHQVYNLFNVGETGVGAQFDPVDYPYRTADGEYNDPFNEDTGSQGSIFGRNILPVPQKHKLLRPDPMIVATKLMARRNYKDTGKQFNMIAASWIQFMIHDWVNHLEHTGQVELFAPTEVAGECPLKSFKFFKTKEISISNGSSGINSGSLNTRTPWWDGSVMYGSSKEKLQQVRTFKDGKLKISEDGLLLHDQDGIPISGDVTNIWCGLSTLQALFVKEHNAVCDALKKEYPHLSEEELYRHARLVTSAVIAKIHTIDWTVELLKTHTLLAGMRINWYGMLGKKFKDTFGHVGGAVLSGLVGLKMPNNHDVPYSLTEEFVSVYRMHALLPDHLYLRDINAKPGPNKSPPLIKEIPMEKLIGKEGELALTQIGFTRQLVSMGHQACGSLELWNYPLWFRDIIPQDLYGRDRPDHVDLPSLEIYRDRERSVARYNEFRRRLMLIPISKWNDLTDEEEAIKTLQEVYGDDVEELDLQVGLLAEKKIKGFAISETAFVIFLLMASRRLEADRFFTSNFNNETYTKKGLEWVNKTENLKDVLDRHYPEMAAKWMNSSSAFSVWDSPPTAHNPIPLYLRFPA; the protein is encoded by the exons ATGAGTTCATTTATGCTTCATTTCGTCCATCGAGACTTTCATGGAGTCGTTTCCCGGATGTCGTTCATTGATACTCTTCttttcctt gTGATGCACAGCATAGATAAGTTGGGAATATGGCACCGGTTACCAGTCATTTTAGGGCTATTCTACTTGGCCATTCGACGGCACCTTCACCAAGTATACAACTTGTTCAACGTGGGAGAAACAGGAGTTGGCGCACAATTTGACCCTGTCGATTATCCTTATAGGACAGCCGATGGTGAGTATAACGATCCCTTCAATGAAGATACCGGTAGTCAAGGAAGTATCTTCGGCAGAAATATTCTGCCTGTTCCTCAGAAACATAAG CTACTGAGGCCAGACCCAATGATAGTTGCCACAAAGTTAATGGCAAGGAGAAATTATAAAGACACAGGAAAGCAGTTCAACATGATAGCGGCTTCTTGGATTCAGTTCATGATTCATGATTGGGTTAATCATCTGGAGCACACCGGCCAg gTGGAGCTGTTTGCACCAACAGAAGTGGCAGGGGAATGCCCGCTCAAATCTTTCAAGTTCTTCAAGACAAAGGAAATTTCTATCAGTAATGGTTCTAGTGGAATTAACAGTGGTTCACTGAACACTCGGACACCATGGTG GGATGGAAGTGTTATGTATGGAAGTAGCAAAGAAAAGTTGCAACAAGTAAGGACTTTCAAAGATGGGAAACTTAAGATTTCAGAGGATGGCCTTCTTCTCCATGACCAAGATGGTATTCCTATCTCAGGAGATGTAACAAACATCTGGTGTGGACTCTCAACTTTGCAGGCTCTCTTTGTTAAAGAGCATAATGCAGTATGTGATGCTCTCAAG AAGGAATATCCACATTTAAGTGAGGAGGAGTTATACAGGCACGCAAGGCTGGTTACTTCAGCCGTGATTGCAAAAATTCATACCATAGATTGGACAGTGGAGCTCCTCAAAACTCACACATTACTTGCAGGAATGCGTATTAACTg GTATGGAATGCTGGGAAAGAAATTCAAAGACACATTTGGGCACGTTGGAGGAGCAGTCTTGAGTGGCTTGGTGGGCCTCAAAATGCCCAATAATCATGATGTGCCCTATTCATTGACCGAAGAGTTTGTCAGTGTTTATAGGATGCACGCTCTTCTTCCTGATCACCTTTACTTAAGAGACATCAATGCCAAACCAGGCCCCAATAAATCTCCACCATTGATTAAAGA GATTCCAATGGAAAAATTAATTGGTAAAGAAGGAGAACTGGCGTTGACACAAATAGGGTTCACAAGACAACTTGTTTCAATGGGACACCAAGCCTGTGGGTCCTTGGAGCTTTGGAACTATCCCTTGTGGTTCAGAGACATCATACCTCAGGATTTATATGGCAGAGATAGGCCTGATCACGTGGATCTACCAAGTCTTGAaa TTTATAGGGACAGGGAAAGGAGTGTAGCAAGGTACAATGAGTTTAGGAGAAGGTTGATGTTGATACCTATTTCAAAATGGAATGATCTGACGGATGAGGAAGAAGCCATCAAGACGCTTCAAGAAGTGTACGGTGATGATGTGGAGGAGCTTGATCTTCAAGTGGGTCTTCTGGCAGAGAAGAAGATCAAAGGATTTGCTATTAGTGAGACTGCTTTTGTTATATTCTTGCTAATGGCTTCAAG GAGGCTAGAAGCAGATAGATTTTTCACAAGTAATTTCAACAATGAGACATACACCAAAAAAGGGCTGGAATGGGTCAACAAAACTGAGAATTTGAAAGATGTGCTTGATCGTCATTACCCTGAAATGGCAGCTAAGTGGATGAACTCTAGTAGTGCCTTCTCAGTTTGGGATTCACCTCCTACTGCTCATAATCCCATCCCACTCTATCTCCGCTTCCCAGCTTGA